The nucleotide sequence TATCCATAGTTGTTATATTTAAAGGCTTGATTGTATAAATAGAGCACCATCGTATTAAGCGATCCGTCAGGTGATCCTATTCCATCTGTTAAAAGCATTGGCAGATCAAACAATTGAAGACCTCCAATAAGCGAGGTAATCATGATATAAAGCAGGATAGGCTTTAATAGCGGAATCGTAATCTTTGTAAACGTCTGCCAGCGATTCGCACCATCAATTAATGCTGCTTCGTAATAGTCTTTGGATATACCCGATACCCCTGCCATTACAACAATAAATGAGTGACCAAACCACATCCACGTCAAGATAAGCGATACAGAAAGCTGGGCGCTTGTTGGTTCGTTCAGCCAGTTGATCGGATCCGAAATAACGCCGAGTTTCAACAGCATCATATTAAGTGAACCATGTTGCCAATCTAGTAAAATACCAAATAATAGAGCCACCGAACTGATTGTAATTAAGTTAGGAAGATAAAAGATGGATCTAAA is from Fictibacillus sp. b24 and encodes:
- a CDS encoding carbohydrate ABC transporter permease, coding for MKNLNRYGYYFIAPFWIIFLVFSIYPVALTFYYSFTNYTGSGEAQIVGLANYKRLLTDTYFVEAFFNTWKIWGVNFALQIGLALILAMIFSDMRLKLKGIAFFRSIFYLPNLITISSVALLFGILLDWQHGSLNMMLLKLGVISDPINWLNEPTSAQLSVSLILTWMWFGHSFIVVMAGVSGISKDYYEAALIDGANRWQTFTKITIPLLKPILLYIMITSLIGGLQLFDLPMLLTDGIGSPDGSLNTMVLYLYNQAFKYNNYGYAAAVAYGLFVITLIFSAFIFKGMYGKERKQPRQV